A single region of the Lotus japonicus ecotype B-129 chromosome 4, LjGifu_v1.2 genome encodes:
- the LOC130714896 gene encoding transcription termination factor MTEF1, chloroplastic produces the protein MILYSLHLPTPSSSPHSHSHSHSHSPNPIPYRHPNTNGYIKFRTTYRENLRYLTTLTLIHPKTQPNNLPLPDAVDHILATVSFLKSHSFSDADIPRLARHFPHLFSTSFDPADIAPVFRFLSGDLLATAEESRGLILRCPNLLFSDVNLCLRPTLQFLREVGVCGLNRPTNRNAHLLNTRVGKLRVKVRFLEEDVGLSYEEAVNVCARLPAIFGYDVENNLWPKFAFLVEEMERDLEELKKFPQYFGFSLEKRIVPRHFHLKERGVRIPLNRMLMWGDGKFYAKWK, from the coding sequence ATGATCCTCTATTCTCTGCATCTTCCAActccatcttcttctcctcactctcactctcactctcactctcactctcctaACCCTATCCCCTACCGTCACCCAAACACAAACGGTTACATCAAGTTCAGAACAACCTACCGCGAAAACCTTCGTTACCTCACAACATTAACCTTAATCCACCCAAAAACCCAACCCAACAACCTCCCTCTCCCCGACGCCGTCGACCACATCCTCGCCACCGTCAGCTTCCTCAAATCCCATTCCTTCTCCGACGCCGACATCCCCCGCCTCGCCCGCCACTTCCCCCACCTATTCTCCACCTCATTCGACCCCGCCGACATCGCCCCCGTCTTCCGGTTCCTCTCCGGCGACCTCCTCGCCACCGCCGAAGAGTCCCGCGGCCTCATACTCCGCTGCCCGAACCTCTTGTTCTCCGACGTCAACCTCTGCCTCCGGCCGACGCTACAGTTCCTCCGGGAGGTCGGGGTGTGTGGTCTGAACCGGCCCACGAACCGGAACGCGCACCTGCTGAACACGCGCGTGGGGAAGCTGCGCGTGAAGGTGAGGTTTCTGGAGGAGGACGTGGGGTTGTCGTATGAGGAGGCGGTTAACGTCTGCGCGAGGTTGCCGGCGATCTTCGGGTACGACGTGGAGAACAATTTGTGGCCCAAGTTTGCGTTTCTGGTGGAGGAGATGGAGAGGGATTTGGAGGAGTTGAAGAAGTTTCCTCAGTATTTTGGGTTCAGTTTGGAGAAGAGGATTGTGCCGAGGCATTTTCATTTGAAGGAGAGGGGCGTGAGGATCCCATTGAACCGAATGTTGATGTGGGGTGATGGCAAGTTCTACGCCAAGTGGAAGTAG
- the LOC130716006 gene encoding calcium permeable stress-gated cation channel 1-like, whose protein sequence is MATLSDIGLAAALNILSAVIFLVAFAILRLQPFNDRVYFPKWYLKGLRTDPVHGGAYMRKFVNLDWRSYIRFLNWMPAALRMPEPELIDHAGLDSVVYLRIYLIGLKIFVPIAFLAWAVLVPVNWTSTGLEGAGLKNITSSDIDKISVSNVQRGSERYWAHIVVAYAFTFWTCYILLKEYEKVTSMRLEFLATQKRRPDQFSVLVRNIPPDPDESVSELVEHFFLVNHPENYLTHQVVYKANTLAKLVKKKSKLQNWLVYYQNKFERTSKRPETKTGFLGFRGKKVDAIDYYTTEIDKLSEEIALERDKVTHDPKFVMPAAFVSFKSRWGAAVCAQTQQTRNPTLWLTEWAPEPRDIYWPNLSIPYVSLTIRRLIMAVAFFFLTFFFMIPIAFVQTLASLDGLEKKAPWLEPLLKMKFIKSFVQGFLPGIVLKLFLIFLPTILMIMSKFEGFGSISSLERRSASRYYLFNFVNIFLGNILAGSAFQQLDTFIHESANRYPIIIGSAIPIKASFFITYIMVDGWAGIAAEVLMLKPLIIYHLKNFFLVKTEKDREEAMDPGSIGFNTGEPRIQLYFLLGLVYAAVTPTVLPFIIIFFGLAYVVFRHQIINVYNQQYESGAAFWPDVNFRVVMALIVSQIVLMGLLTTRKAASSTPFLIVLPILTIWFHRYCKGRFESAFVKFPLQEAMMKDTLERATEPNLNLKGYLQNAYVHPVFKASMEDEEEDDVMSHKWDSESVTVPTKRQSQRNTPLPSKVSGASSPSLPDIRHNPEP, encoded by the exons ATGGCTACGCTTTCCGATATTGGTCTTGCAGCTGCCTTGAACATCTTGAGTGCGGTTATTTTCCTTGTGGCGTTTGCTATTTTGAGGCTTCAGCCTTTTAATGATAGGGTGTACTTTCCAAAATGGTACCTCAAGGGTTTAAGAACAGACCCTGTGCACGGAGGAGCGTATATGCGCAAGTTTGTCAACTTAGATTGGAGGTCATATATCAGGTTTTTGAATTGGATGCCGGCTGCACTTCGAATGCCTGAGCCTGAGCTTATTGACCATGCTGGATTGGACTCTGTTGTTTACTTGAGGATTTACTTGATAGG GCTTAAAATCTTTGTTCCTATAGCATTCCTGGCATGGGCAGTTCTGGTTCCTGTCAACTGGACAAGTACTGGGCTTGAAGGAGCTGGGCTGAAAAACATAACTTCTAGTGACATTGATAAAATCTCCGTTTCAAATGTCCAGCGTGGATCTGAAAG GTATTGGGCACACATAGTAGTTGCTTATGCATTTACTTTCTGGACATGCTATATTTTGCTGAAGGAGTATGAAAAGGTCACCTCAATGAGATTGGAATTTCTGGCCACACAAAAACGCCGCCCTGATCAATTTTCg GTGCTTGTTAGAAACATTCCACCAGATCCTGATGAATCTGTTAGTGAGCTTGTGGAGCACTTTTTTCTGGTCAATCATCCGGAAAACTATCTTACTCACCAG GTCGTTTACAAGGCAAATACACTGGCTAAGTTGGTTAAGAAGAAGAGTAAGTTGCAGAATTGGCTCGTCTATTATcaaaataaatttgaaaggACTTCAAAAAGACCTGAAACAAAG ACTGGTTTCCTTGGTTTTCGTGGAAAAAAAGTCGATGCTATTGATTATTACACCACTGAAATCGACAAGCTGTCTGAAGAA ATAGCTTTAGAGAGGGATAAGGTCACTCATGATCCCAAGTTTGTCATGCCTGCTGCATTTGTTTCCTTTAAATCGCGATGGGGTGCTGCAGTTTGTGCGCAAACTCAACAAACCAGAAATCCAACACTTTGGTTGACTGAATGGGCTCCAGAGCCACGCGATATCTATTGGCCAAACTTGTCAATTCCATATGTTTCCCTTACTATTAGAAGGTTGATCATGGCTGTTGCATTCTTTTTTCTCACCTTCTTTTTTATGATCCCCATCGCATTCGTACAAACTCTTGCAAGTCTTGATGGACTCGAGAAAAAAGCACCATGGTTGGAGCCGCTTCTTAAAAT GAAATTCATTAAGTCATTTGTTCAAGGTTTTCTACCTGGTATTGTATTGAAGCTTTTTCTCATCTTTCTGCCAACAATACTGATGATCATGTCAAAATTCGAAGGCTTTGGATCTATATCATCTCTGGAGAGAAGATCAGCTTCTAGAtattatctttttaattttgtgaATATATTTCTTGGGAACATACTTGCTGGGTCAGCATTTCAACAGCTGGACACTTTCATTCATGAATCAGCCAATCG ATATCCCATAATAATAGGCTCTGCAATTCCTATAAAGGCTAGCTTCTTCATTACGTACATTATGGTTGACGGATGGGCTGGTATAGCTGCAGAGGTTTTGATGTTGAAACCACTAATCATATATCACTTGAAGAATTTCTTCTTGGTGAAGACAGAAAAAGACAGGGAAGAGGCCATGGATCCTGGTAGTATTGGTTTCAACACTGGAGAACCTCGTATACAATTGTACTTTTTGCTGGGTCTAGTCTATGCTGCAGTGACACCCACTGTTCTTCCTTTTATCATAATATTCTTTGGGTTGGCCTATGTTGTGTTCCGTCATCAG ATAATCAATGTTTATAATCAACAGTATGAAAGTGGTGCAGCATTCTGGCCTGATGTTAATTTTCGTGTTGTTATGGCACTGATAGTCTCCCAGATAGTTCTGATGGGACTCTTGACCACCAGAAAGGCTGCTTCATCAACTCCATTTCTCATTGTGCTCCCAATCCTGACCATATGGTTTCATAGATACTGCAAAGGCCGTTTTGAATCTGCATTTGTTAAATTTCCCTTGCAG GAAGCAATGATGAAAGATACGTTAGAACGAGCTACAGAACCTAACCTGAACTTGAAAGGTTACCTTCAGAATGCCTATGTCCATCCAGTATTTAAGGCTAGCAtggaggatgaggaggaggatgatgtAATGAGTCATAAGTGGGATAGTGAGAGTGTTACTGTGCCCACAAAACGCCAATCACAAAGGAACACACCATTGCCCAGCAAAGTTAGTGGTGCATCATCTCCATCTCTGCCTGATATTCGACATAATCCAGAGCCATAA
- the LOC130716005 gene encoding lysine-specific demethylase JMJ26-like: MEVAVSRQEHSNSNQRAEDDKMQFSRCSKPFGAASSRKAKGIGEYGSNKRLKLEGEGGSVVYSKKVTAVRMDATVAKREQSSQHIGISNRRKGREIQKGKEGILTCSKVTPRLPSKKRDESKKRTTSSKKRKFYEDYEEDDEEGEVEDEDDDEVDGEALFLSRTNARRRASTTDNMVGTQQKPRICHQCMKKERTAFVPCTKCPKMYCMRCLHQWYPDMSIEEVAGSCPFCRKNCNCNACLHSKGVIKTSDNDIANSDRAQYLHYMINLLLPYLKQICHEQTQEKEIEAKIQGISSCEIDIQQSLCVDGERVYCDHCATSIVDLHRSCPKCSFELCLSCCREIRDGSITPRADMKFQYVNRGYDYMHGGDPLPVSCHLEASDDHIELSSQWNAKIDGSVSCAPKEMGGCGSSVLELRRILPQGWMSDLEAKACSMLPISEIEQTTLHQKEAVSSSNYVRKAAFRDGTNGNSIHCPESGDISKEGLLLFQKHWASGEPIIVRDVLKQGTGLSWEPMVMWRVLCENKVAEISSKMSEVKAIDCLANCEVEINTHKFFKGYIEGRTYENLWPEMLKLKDWPPSDKFEDLLPRHCDEFIRSLPFQEYTDPRAGILNLAVKLPANVLKPDMGPKTYIAYGFKKELGRGDSVTKLHCDMSDAVNILTHTAEVILTDEQLSTISKLKEAHKAQDDRELLNGQSCKDSREYIEKKEVLDSKENESIETGCALWDIFRREDTEKLETYLRKHSTEFRHAYCSPVEQVVHPIHDQCFYLTWEHKKKLKEEFGVEPWTFKQNLGEAVFIPAGCPHQVRNLKSCTKVAADFVSPENVHECLRLTNEFRQLPKNHKAREDKLEIKKMIVYAVDQAIKDLTDLLNLS; this comes from the exons ATGGAGGTTGCAGTTTCAAGACAAGAACATTCGAACTCGAATCAACGTGCTGAGGATGATAAGATGCAGTTCTCGAGATGCTCGAAACCTTTTGGAGCTGCATCAAGTAGGAAGGCTAAGGGGATTGGTGAATATGGTAGTAATAAGAGGCTAAAACTAGAAGGGGAAGGAGGAAGTGTGGTGTACTCAAAGAAGGTTACTGCAGTAAGAATGGATGCTACAGTTGCGAAGCGAGAACAGTCAAGTCAGCATATTGGAATTTCAAACAGGAGAAAGGGTCGAGAAATTCAGAAAGGGAAAGAAGGCATTCTGACATGTTCAAAGGTGACCCCCAGACTTCCATCTAAGAAAAGAGATGAGTCCAAGAAGCGTACTACCTCAAGCAAGAAAAGGAAATTTTATGAAgattatgaagaagatgatgaagaaggtgaagttgaagatgaagatgacgaTGAAGTAGATGGAGAAGCACTTTTTCTTTCAAGGACAAATGCCAGGAGGAGAGCTAGTACAACGGATAACATGGTG GGCACTCAACAAAAACCTCGGATATGTCACCAGTGCATGAAAAAGGAGAGAACAGCTTTTGTGCCTTGTACTAAATGTCCGAAAATGTACTGCATGCGGTGCCTCCATCAATG GTATCCTGATATGTCAATAGAAGAAGTTGCTGGAAGTTGCCCATTTTGCCGTAAAAATTGCAATTGCAATGCTTGTTTGCATTCAAAAGGGGTGATTAAG ACATCTGACAATGACATCGCCAACTCCGATAGAGCTCAGTATCTGCACTATATGATTAACCTACTCCTTCCATATCTGAAACAAATTTGCCATGAACAAACACAAGAGAAAGAGATTGAAGCTAAAATACAAG GAATATCTTCTTGTGAGATTGACATACAACAAAGTTTGTGTGTTGACGGTGAACGTGTATATTG TGACCATTGTGCTACTTCAATTGTTGATCTTCATCGAAGCTGCCCCAAGTGTTCGTTTGAACTATGCCTTAGTTGTTGCCGAGAAATACGTGATGGAAGCATTACACCCCGGGCTGATATGAAGTTCCAATATGTGAATAGGGGTTATGATTATATGCACGGTGGTGACCCTCTACCAGTGTCTTGTCATTTAGAGGCTTCAGATGACCATATTGAGCTATCTTCTCAGTGGAATGCCAAGATTGATGGAAGTGTCAGTTGTGCACCAAAGGAGATGGGGGGTTGTGGTAGCTCTGTGTTGGAGCTTAGGCGCATTCTCCCACAAGGGTGGATGTCAGACTTGGAGGCCAAAGCTTGCAGTATGCTGCCAATATCAGAAATTGAACAAACAACTCTTCATCAGAAAGAAGCGGTATCGAGCTCCAACTATGTGAGAAAAGCAGCCTTTAGAGATGGCACAAATGGCAATAGCATACACTGTCCAGAGTCAGGAGACATTTCCAAAGAAGGGCTATTGCTTTTCCAAAAACATTGGGCTAGTGGTGAACCCATCATAGTTCGAGATGTTCTTAAACAGGGGACTGGTCTGAGCTGGGAGCCAATGGTCATGTGGCGAGTATTGTGTGAAAATAAAGTTGCAGAAATCAGTTCAAAAATGTCAGAAGTGAAGGCCATTGATTGCCTGGCTAACTGTGAG GTAGAAATTAATACTCATAAGTTCTTTAAAGGTTATATAGAGGGAAGAACGTATGAAAACCTCTGGCCAGAGATGCTCAAGCTAAAAGACTGGCCCCCCTCTGATAAATTTGAAGATCTTTTGCCCCGCCACTGCGACGAGTTTATTCGCTCCTTGCCATTTCAAGAATATACTGATCCTCGGGCTGGAATTCTTAATCTTGCTGTGAAGTTGCCAGCAAATGTCCTAAAACCTGACATGGGGCCAAAAACATATATTGCTTATgggtttaaaaaagaacttggTAGAGGAGACTCTGTAACAAAGCTTCACTGTGATATGTCAGATGCG GTAAATATTTTGACCCATACAGCTGAGGTGATATTAACCGACGAGCAGCTTTCCACTATTTCAAAGTTGAAAGAAGCACACAAGGCACAAGATGATAGAGAACTCCTAAATGGTCAATCTTGCAAGGACAGCAGAGAATATATAGAAAAGAAGGAAGTCTTAGACTCCAAAG AAAATGAATCAATAGAAACAGGTTGTGCATTATGGGACATATTTCGGAGAGAGGATACTGAAAAGTTAGAAACGTATCTAAGAAAGCACTCAACTGAATTTAGACATGCTTATTGTTCTCCAGTTGAACAG GTTGTACATCCAATTCATGACCAATGTTTTTATTTGACTTGGGAGCACAAGAAGAAGCTAAAGGAGGAGTTTG GTGTAGAACCCTGGACTTTCAAACAGAATCTTGGGGAAGCAGTATTTATTCCTGCTGGATGCCCACACCAAGTGAGGAATCTCAAG TCATGCACAAAAGTTGCTGCAGACTTCGTGTCCCCAGAAAATGTCCATGAGTGTCTGCGTTTAACTAATGAGTTCCGTCAGCTTCCCAAGAACCACAAAGCTAGAGAAGATAAACTTGAG ATAAAGAAGATGATAGTTTATGCCGTGGATCAAGCTATCAAGGACTTAACAGATTTATTGAACCTTTCTTGA